Proteins found in one bacterium genomic segment:
- a CDS encoding xanthine dehydrogenase family protein molybdopterin-binding subunit — MAYVGTPLRRREDRRLLTGAGRFLDDIRLPGTLHAAVVRSPHAHARVVHVDAGPARAMPGVAAVLTALDFGATVPRIPPVPVPPTVAHAAHPLLADGAVRYVGQPVAVVVADSRYAAEDAADAVRVEYEPLRAVVDVDAALAPDAPVLHAAYGGNVVFTREVRAGDPEAAFRDAAAIVEATFEQPRLAGMPLECRGVVARYDAGTGRFEITLSTQSPHGAREALAEILDVEPEKVRVIAPDVGGGFGVKGMDYPEEALAAHLARRLGRPVAWAEDRLENLRVTVQGRGQRARFRLAAKADGTVTAVDGDILSDLGAYCYSVTALIPTLTTLVGLGAYRIRNVRLHLRGLATNKVPHGPYRGAGRPEGAYYIERLMDLLAARLGLDPADVRRRNFIDKFPYKSPTELVYDSGDYPSLLSRALDLAGYERWRREQAKRRRDGGPPLGIGLSTWIETAGGGEMWETAIVRLEPSGRVTAVTGSSPHGQGLATAFSQILADGLGLAPEEITVLHGDTDAIPEGVGTFGSRSLSLGGSAIAAAASEVRKRIVAAAARLLEAAPRDIVLERGRAGVRGVPKRAVTFREIAQRAGEPIEASVKFESERVMTPSGAHVAVAEVDLETGGVTVLSYVAVNDCGRVVNPLLVEGQVHGSVAQGFAQALLEQVVYGDDGQPLTGSLLDYAAPTAADLPTIVSAMQETPSPLNPLGSKGIGESGCIGAPPALVNAVHDALRPLGVEDVGMPMTPDRVWRAIRAAAGRRNA, encoded by the coding sequence GTGGCGTACGTCGGAACGCCGCTGCGGCGCCGGGAGGACCGGCGCCTCCTGACCGGCGCCGGCCGGTTCCTCGACGACATCCGGCTCCCCGGCACGCTGCACGCGGCCGTCGTCCGCTCGCCGCACGCCCACGCCCGCGTGGTCCACGTCGACGCCGGGCCGGCGCGCGCCATGCCCGGCGTGGCGGCGGTGCTGACGGCCCTGGATTTCGGCGCGACCGTGCCGAGGATTCCGCCGGTGCCGGTACCCCCGACGGTGGCGCACGCGGCTCACCCGCTTCTCGCCGACGGCGCGGTCCGCTACGTCGGCCAGCCGGTCGCGGTGGTCGTGGCGGACAGCCGGTACGCGGCGGAGGATGCGGCCGACGCGGTACGCGTCGAGTACGAGCCGCTGCGCGCGGTCGTCGACGTCGACGCCGCGCTCGCGCCCGACGCACCGGTTCTGCACGCGGCGTACGGCGGCAACGTCGTCTTTACCCGCGAGGTGCGGGCCGGCGACCCCGAGGCGGCGTTTCGCGACGCGGCCGCGATCGTCGAGGCGACGTTCGAACAGCCTCGCCTCGCCGGGATGCCGCTCGAGTGCCGCGGCGTGGTCGCGCGGTACGACGCCGGGACCGGACGGTTCGAGATCACACTCTCCACCCAGTCGCCGCACGGCGCGCGCGAGGCGCTCGCCGAGATCCTGGACGTCGAACCGGAGAAGGTTCGCGTGATCGCGCCGGACGTCGGCGGCGGCTTCGGCGTCAAAGGCATGGACTACCCGGAGGAAGCGCTCGCCGCGCACCTGGCCCGGCGCCTCGGACGGCCCGTCGCCTGGGCCGAGGATCGGCTGGAGAATTTGCGGGTCACCGTCCAGGGCCGAGGACAGCGCGCGCGGTTCCGCCTGGCGGCCAAGGCCGACGGCACCGTAACCGCGGTGGACGGCGACATCCTCTCCGACCTCGGCGCGTACTGCTACTCCGTCACGGCGCTGATCCCGACGCTCACGACCCTCGTGGGCCTCGGCGCGTACCGGATCCGCAACGTGCGCCTGCACCTCAGGGGTCTCGCCACCAACAAGGTCCCGCACGGCCCGTACCGCGGCGCGGGACGTCCGGAAGGTGCCTATTATATTGAACGCCTGATGGATCTGTTGGCGGCGCGCCTCGGCCTCGACCCCGCCGACGTGCGCCGGCGGAACTTCATCGACAAGTTCCCGTACAAGAGCCCGACCGAGCTCGTCTATGATTCCGGCGACTATCCGTCCCTGCTCAGCCGGGCGCTCGACCTCGCCGGCTACGAGCGGTGGCGGCGGGAGCAGGCCAAACGGCGCCGCGACGGCGGGCCGCCGCTCGGCATCGGGCTCAGCACGTGGATCGAGACCGCGGGCGGCGGGGAGATGTGGGAGACGGCGATCGTACGGCTCGAGCCGTCCGGCCGGGTCACCGCCGTCACCGGGTCATCGCCGCACGGCCAGGGGCTCGCCACGGCGTTCAGCCAGATTCTCGCGGACGGGCTCGGGCTCGCGCCGGAGGAGATCACCGTGCTCCACGGCGACACCGACGCGATCCCGGAAGGGGTCGGCACGTTCGGGAGCCGGTCGCTTTCACTCGGCGGGTCGGCGATCGCGGCCGCGGCGTCGGAGGTCCGGAAGCGCATCGTCGCCGCGGCCGCCCGGCTGCTCGAGGCGGCGCCGCGCGACATCGTGCTCGAGCGCGGCCGCGCCGGCGTGCGGGGCGTGCCAAAGCGGGCGGTGACCTTCCGCGAGATCGCGCAGCGGGCCGGCGAGCCGATCGAGGCGAGCGTCAAGTTCGAGTCCGAGCGCGTCATGACGCCGTCCGGCGCCCACGTCGCGGTCGCCGAGGTGGACCTCGAGACCGGCGGCGTCACGGTGCTGTCGTACGTCGCGGTGAACGACTGCGGGCGGGTGGTCAATCCGCTGCTGGTCGAGGGCCAGGTGCACGGCAGCGTGGCGCAGGGCTTCGCCCAGGCGCTGCTCGAGCAGGTCGTGTACGGCGACGACGGCCAGCCGCTCACGGGCTCTCTCCTGGACTACGCCGCGCCGACCGCGGCCGATCTGCCGACGATCGTCTCGGCAATGCAGGAGACGCCGTCGCCGCTCAATCCGCTCGGCTCGAAGGGCATCGGAGAATCCGGGTGCATCGGCGCACCGCCGGCGCTCGTGAACGCGGTGCACGACGCGCTGCGGCCGCTCGGCGTCGAGGACGTCGGGATGCCGATGACGCCCGACCGGGTGTGGCGGGCGATCCGCGCCGCGGCCGGGCGGCGGAACGCCTAG
- a CDS encoding MBL fold metallo-hydrolase: protein MSEYFATRKIGDAVVTVISEGTLRWAPKFAISEDERRRAMPDADGEGRLTLGLNLAFVRLGAHSILIDPGCDDPSSVWSREFAAKWPGLTRTDGVEAALRHLGVSPDDITHVLITHAHEDHYAGVAMERGNALTLRFQNARHVVGRRDWEEHPSRSQPDSPLNQRLGLAARRRVLETVDHEREVEPGVTMYASPGETPGHCTVRITSRGKRFYYLGDLFHVPGEVEHVEWAPPNRDIAALAESRRRLLGEATDQDSVLVFSHDRFPAWGRIARADGGYRWRSD from the coding sequence ATGTCTGAGTATTTCGCGACCCGGAAGATCGGCGACGCCGTCGTTACCGTCATCTCCGAAGGCACGCTGCGGTGGGCCCCAAAGTTCGCGATCTCCGAGGACGAACGCCGCCGCGCGATGCCGGACGCGGACGGCGAGGGCAGGCTGACGCTCGGCCTCAACCTGGCGTTCGTCCGCCTCGGCGCCCATTCGATTTTGATCGATCCCGGGTGCGACGACCCGTCGTCCGTCTGGTCCCGCGAGTTCGCGGCCAAGTGGCCGGGCCTGACGCGCACGGACGGTGTCGAAGCGGCGTTGCGACACCTCGGGGTCTCGCCCGACGACATCACGCACGTCCTGATCACACACGCTCACGAGGATCACTACGCGGGCGTGGCGATGGAGCGGGGGAACGCGCTGACGCTGCGCTTCCAGAACGCGCGCCACGTGGTCGGGCGCCGCGACTGGGAGGAGCATCCGTCGCGCAGCCAGCCGGACAGCCCGCTGAATCAGCGTCTCGGGCTCGCGGCCCGCCGGCGCGTCTTGGAGACGGTGGACCACGAGCGCGAGGTGGAGCCCGGTGTGACGATGTACGCGTCGCCCGGCGAGACGCCGGGGCACTGCACCGTGCGTATCACGTCTCGGGGGAAGCGATTCTACTACCTCGGCGACCTGTTCCACGTGCCGGGCGAGGTCGAGCACGTCGAGTGGGCCCCGCCGAATCGGGACATCGCCGCGCTCGCCGAGTCCCGGCGCCGGCTGCTCGGCGAAGCGACCGACCAGGACAGCGTACTCGTGTTTTCACACGACCGATTTCCGGCGTGGGGCCGGATCGCGCGCGCAGACGGCGGGTACCGCTGGCGATCGGACTGA
- a CDS encoding CapA family protein: MARPLSISAAGDALITQRIASRGPGFLRLAEMIRSADARFVNLEGTLHDFEGHPQATSGGTYVCGSPLIVDDLKAVGFNLYSVANNHMTDWGEGGIFGTLATLDRAGVVYAGLGRHLAEARTPRYLETPAGRVALLALTSTFPPGAYAGEQRPDCQGRPGINPLRFDTTIAVDRATLDTLAGIDKRVHFSAPRQHSVQLGFLRPDPEGITNLFGQRFTVGDPPGIRTEPHAADLAGNLAWIRDARRQAEWVVMSVHAHESENGVHEQPAQFIPAFCRAAVEAGADIVIGHGPHILRGMEIHRGKPIFYSLGNFVFQNETLWRQPQDFYERLGLPPTATPADLFDARGARGGFAADAAYWESVVPMVRFDGERLTEIRLYPVTLGHGLPRWQRGNPVLAAAEPGRAIIERVARLSPSCRIKWDNDGFGAVAV, translated from the coding sequence ATGGCCCGGCCCCTCAGCATCTCCGCCGCCGGCGACGCCCTCATCACGCAGCGCATCGCGTCTCGTGGTCCCGGCTTCCTCCGCCTCGCGGAGATGATCCGCTCCGCCGACGCGCGCTTCGTGAACTTGGAGGGCACGCTGCACGATTTCGAGGGCCATCCCCAGGCGACGAGCGGCGGGACCTACGTCTGCGGCTCGCCGCTGATCGTCGACGACCTCAAGGCCGTGGGCTTCAACCTGTACTCCGTCGCCAACAACCACATGACCGACTGGGGCGAAGGCGGCATCTTCGGCACGCTCGCCACCCTTGACCGTGCGGGGGTCGTGTACGCGGGCCTGGGGCGCCACCTTGCCGAGGCGCGCACCCCGCGATACCTCGAGACGCCGGCGGGGCGCGTCGCGCTACTCGCGCTGACGAGCACGTTCCCGCCGGGCGCGTACGCCGGCGAGCAGCGGCCGGACTGCCAGGGCCGGCCGGGCATCAACCCCCTGCGCTTTGACACGACGATCGCCGTCGACCGCGCGACGCTCGACACGCTGGCCGGCATCGACAAGCGCGTGCACTTCAGCGCGCCCCGGCAGCACTCGGTGCAACTGGGCTTCCTGCGCCCGGATCCGGAGGGTATCACCAACCTCTTCGGCCAGCGCTTCACGGTCGGGGATCCGCCGGGCATCCGCACCGAGCCGCACGCGGCCGATCTGGCCGGCAACCTCGCGTGGATCCGCGACGCGCGGCGCCAGGCCGAGTGGGTCGTGATGAGCGTGCACGCGCACGAATCGGAGAACGGCGTGCACGAGCAGCCGGCGCAGTTCATTCCCGCGTTCTGCCGCGCCGCGGTCGAGGCCGGCGCCGACATCGTGATCGGGCACGGCCCGCACATCCTGCGCGGGATGGAGATCCATCGCGGCAAACCGATCTTCTACAGCCTCGGCAACTTCGTCTTCCAGAACGAAACCCTGTGGCGGCAGCCCCAGGACTTCTACGAGCGCCTCGGGCTCCCGCCGACGGCCACGCCGGCCGACCTCTTCGATGCGCGCGGGGCGCGCGGCGGCTTCGCGGCGGACGCGGCCTACTGGGAGAGCGTGGTCCCGATGGTGCGGTTCGACGGCGAGCGCCTGACGGAGATCCGGCTCTACCCCGTGACCCTCGGGCACGGCCTGCCGCGGTGGCAGCGGGGCAACCCCGTGCTGGCGGCGGCCGAGCCGGGACGCGCGATCATCGAGCGGGTGGCGCGCCTCTCGCCGTCATGCCGGATCAAGTGGGACAACGACGGTTTCGGAGCAGTGGCAGTCTAG
- the pdxS gene encoding pyridoxal 5'-phosphate synthase lyase subunit PdxS yields MAEVGTVKLKRGLAQMLKGGVIMDVTTADQAKIAADAGACAVMALERVPSDIRKEGGVARMADPLKIKEIMEAVTIPVMAKARIGHFVEAQLLEALGVDYIDESEVLTPADERYHINKHVFKVPFVCGCRDLGEALRRIGEGAAMIRTKGEAGTGNVVEAVRHMRAVTDGIRMLQAAPEEELMTIAKELGAPYELVLETRSLGRLPVVNFSAGGIATPADAALMMQLGCDGNFVGSGIFKSDNPAKRAKAIVEATTHFKDADVIARVSEGIGEAMKGLDVRKLPEAELLQTRGW; encoded by the coding sequence ATGGCAGAGGTTGGAACGGTCAAGCTGAAGCGAGGCCTGGCGCAGATGTTGAAGGGCGGCGTCATCATGGACGTGACGACCGCGGACCAGGCGAAGATTGCCGCAGACGCCGGCGCGTGCGCCGTCATGGCGCTCGAACGCGTGCCGTCGGACATCCGCAAAGAGGGCGGGGTTGCGCGCATGGCGGATCCGCTCAAGATCAAGGAGATCATGGAGGCCGTGACGATTCCGGTCATGGCCAAGGCGCGGATCGGTCACTTCGTGGAGGCTCAGCTGCTCGAGGCGCTCGGCGTCGACTACATCGACGAGAGCGAAGTGCTGACGCCGGCCGACGAGCGGTACCACATCAACAAGCACGTCTTCAAGGTGCCCTTCGTTTGCGGCTGCCGTGACCTCGGCGAGGCGCTGCGCCGCATCGGCGAAGGCGCCGCGATGATCCGCACGAAGGGCGAGGCCGGCACCGGCAACGTCGTCGAGGCCGTGCGGCACATGCGGGCGGTGACGGACGGCATTCGCATGCTGCAGGCCGCGCCTGAAGAAGAGCTGATGACCATCGCCAAGGAGCTGGGCGCGCCCTACGAGTTGGTGCTCGAGACGCGGTCGCTCGGCCGTCTCCCCGTCGTGAACTTCTCCGCCGGCGGCATCGCGACGCCGGCCGACGCCGCCTTGATGATGCAGCTCGGCTGCGACGGCAACTTCGTGGGCTCCGGCATCTTCAAGTCCGACAACCCGGCGAAGCGTGCCAAGGCGATCGTCGAAGCGACGACGCACTTCAAGGACGCCGACGTCATCGCGCGCGTGTCCGAAGGGATCGGCGAGGCGATGAAGGGCCTCGACGTCCGCAAGCTGCCCGAGGCCGAACTCCTGCAGACGCGGGGCTGGTAG
- a CDS encoding ABC transporter substrate-binding protein — MRTGTVARFLAISVVPLLLWSAWAPAAGQARAGGAIRVATNAEPTTFDWTSSTATATRLVAWHVFEGLFAIDQQYEVRPLLAQGYSVSDDGLRYTIKLRPGLKFHNGQPVTADDVIASLARWGKLSGGGQETFKYVKGLRAVDAGTVEITLSAPFTPLVTNLGDPKQSAVIVPKAIVERAGLKPLEELVGTGPYIFKKWTPGQEIVLARNPAYAPRTENWGGITGRKVAYADEIHFFPVTDPQVRLAGVSTGQYDLALELPPDLYAKVRADRRLTADIVTVFSWTGVVFNKARGPFTDMRLRQAVLYAMKDADLMAAAAGPKEFWQLDPGLFFPAQRNVYSRAGADVYNHQNLDKAKTLLREAGYKGQKIVVMSTKDYTWNNNTAQVLVPEMQAAGFTVDSQVYDWPTLLSRRTKPEMFDIFLTGFSPSIDPTGVIFFGKTWPGWYKSDALDAALAQWGRTPVTDSAARHKIMDQIQTIFYTEVPVAKVGNQYGLEVYNDHLQGYAGYFDVRFWNTWVTH; from the coding sequence ATGCGCACGGGTACGGTCGCTCGGTTCCTTGCGATCTCCGTCGTTCCGCTGCTGCTGTGGTCCGCGTGGGCGCCGGCGGCCGGGCAGGCGCGGGCCGGCGGCGCCATCCGCGTGGCGACCAACGCCGAACCGACGACGTTCGACTGGACGTCCTCGACCGCCACCGCGACGCGGCTCGTCGCATGGCACGTCTTCGAAGGCCTCTTCGCGATCGACCAGCAGTACGAGGTCCGCCCGCTGCTGGCGCAGGGCTACAGCGTGAGCGACGATGGCCTCCGCTACACGATCAAGCTGCGGCCCGGATTGAAGTTCCACAACGGCCAGCCGGTGACGGCCGACGACGTGATCGCCTCGCTCGCGCGCTGGGGTAAGCTGAGCGGCGGCGGCCAGGAGACGTTCAAGTACGTCAAGGGCCTGCGGGCGGTCGACGCCGGTACCGTTGAGATCACGCTCTCCGCGCCGTTCACGCCGCTCGTCACCAACCTCGGCGACCCGAAGCAGTCCGCGGTCATCGTTCCGAAGGCCATCGTCGAGCGCGCGGGTCTCAAACCGCTCGAAGAACTCGTCGGCACCGGACCCTATATCTTCAAGAAGTGGACCCCCGGCCAGGAGATCGTGCTCGCGCGCAACCCCGCCTACGCGCCGCGTACCGAGAACTGGGGCGGGATCACGGGACGCAAGGTCGCCTACGCCGACGAGATCCATTTCTTCCCGGTGACGGATCCCCAGGTGCGCCTCGCCGGGGTCTCGACCGGCCAGTACGACCTCGCCCTCGAACTGCCGCCCGACCTATACGCGAAGGTCCGCGCCGACCGGCGGCTGACGGCCGACATCGTGACGGTGTTCAGCTGGACCGGCGTCGTGTTCAATAAGGCCCGCGGGCCGTTCACGGACATGCGGCTGCGGCAGGCCGTCCTGTACGCGATGAAGGACGCGGACCTGATGGCCGCGGCCGCGGGGCCGAAGGAGTTCTGGCAGCTGGATCCGGGCCTCTTCTTCCCGGCGCAGCGCAATGTCTACAGCCGCGCGGGGGCGGACGTGTACAACCACCAGAACCTCGACAAGGCCAAGACGCTGCTGCGCGAGGCCGGCTACAAGGGCCAGAAGATCGTGGTCATGTCGACCAAGGACTACACCTGGAACAACAACACGGCCCAGGTGCTCGTCCCGGAGATGCAGGCGGCCGGCTTCACCGTCGACTCGCAGGTTTACGACTGGCCGACGCTGCTCAGCCGGCGGACGAAGCCGGAGATGTTCGACATCTTCCTCACCGGGTTCTCGCCCTCGATCGATCCGACCGGCGTGATCTTCTTCGGCAAGACGTGGCCGGGCTGGTACAAGAGCGACGCGCTCGACGCCGCGCTCGCGCAGTGGGGCCGTACGCCCGTGACCGACTCGGCGGCACGGCACAAGATCATGGATCAGATTCAGACGATCTTCTACACGGAGGTGCCGGTCGCGAAGGTCGGCAACCAGTACGGACTCGAGGTCTACAACGACCACCTGCAGGGGTACGCCGGCTACTTCGATGTCCGTTTCTGGAACACGTGGGTGACGCACTGA
- a CDS encoding ABC transporter permease, which yields MLRYAAGRVLALVPVLAVVGVTVFLLIHLTPGDPAAVILGSDASPGQVAQLRTALGLDRPLYVQLALWFERVLRGDLGTSIFLRQSVTRAIWDHLGPTASLTALAELLALAVALPSGILAAWKRNTRFDQGFMMLVLLGVSVPSFWTGLNLIALFAVAVRLFPVAGYVPPSQGVGLWLASLILPAVALGFTQAGLVARMARDTTIDVLAEDYIRTARSKGVRERRVLTRHAFRNALIPTMTVVGTSLANLLGGAVVVETVFVLPGIGNLIVQSISRRDYPVIEGVVLFVALVYVVVNLGVDLLYAALDPRITY from the coding sequence ATGCTTCGGTACGCCGCCGGACGGGTGCTGGCGCTCGTGCCGGTGCTCGCCGTCGTCGGCGTCACCGTCTTCCTGCTGATCCATCTGACCCCGGGCGATCCGGCGGCCGTGATCCTCGGCTCGGACGCCTCGCCCGGGCAGGTCGCCCAACTGCGGACCGCGCTCGGCCTCGACCGGCCGCTCTACGTGCAGTTGGCGCTTTGGTTCGAGCGGGTGCTGCGCGGCGACCTCGGCACGTCGATCTTCCTCCGCCAGTCCGTCACGCGCGCGATCTGGGACCACCTCGGGCCGACGGCCAGCCTGACCGCGCTGGCCGAGCTGCTGGCGCTCGCCGTGGCGCTGCCGTCCGGCATCCTCGCGGCCTGGAAGCGGAACACCCGGTTCGACCAGGGCTTCATGATGCTGGTGCTGCTCGGCGTATCCGTCCCGTCTTTCTGGACCGGCCTCAACCTGATCGCGCTCTTCGCCGTGGCGGTGCGCCTCTTTCCGGTCGCCGGCTATGTGCCGCCCTCGCAGGGCGTCGGCCTCTGGCTCGCGAGCCTCATCCTGCCGGCGGTCGCGCTCGGCTTCACCCAGGCCGGCCTCGTCGCGCGGATGGCGCGGGACACGACCATCGACGTGCTGGCCGAGGACTACATCCGCACCGCGCGCAGCAAGGGCGTCCGCGAGCGGCGCGTGCTGACCCGCCACGCCTTCCGCAACGCGCTCATCCCCACGATGACCGTCGTCGGGACGAGCCTCGCCAACCTGCTCGGCGGCGCCGTCGTCGTCGAGACGGTGTTCGTCCTTCCGGGCATCGGCAACCTGATCGTGCAGTCGATCAGCCGCCGCGACTACCCGGTGATCGAGGGCGTGGTGCTGTTCGTGGCGCTCGTCTACGTCGTCGTGAATCTCGGGGTCGACCTGCTGTACGCGGCGCTCGACCCCCGGATCACCTACTGA
- a CDS encoding ABC transporter permease — protein MGAFLRALARRRPVAAAALAVLAAVALAALLAPVLGLPAPDAIEMAARLSPPGSGHPFGTDNFGRDILSRVVYSGRVSLLIGLGVMAASTAAGTATGLACGYYRRVDAVAMRVLDGLMSFPAILLALALVAALGVGARNEIIAIALVYFPRTARIVRGSTLQLKQRAFVEAAVALGEGDGRILAVHILRNALTPLIVQSTFVFAEAILADAALSFLGLGVRPPAPTWGNMLDDAHIYIETAPWFVVFPGVAIVLTVLSLNLVGDALRDLADPFAVAARRGSSRAARAGGTPGRGLPEPAQE, from the coding sequence ATGGGCGCGTTCCTCCGGGCGCTCGCCCGGCGGCGACCGGTCGCGGCGGCGGCGCTCGCGGTGCTGGCGGCCGTCGCGCTCGCGGCGCTGCTCGCGCCGGTGCTCGGCCTGCCGGCGCCCGACGCGATCGAGATGGCGGCGCGGCTCTCGCCGCCGGGATCGGGTCATCCGTTCGGTACCGACAACTTCGGCCGGGACATCCTGAGCCGCGTGGTCTACAGCGGCCGCGTGTCGTTGCTCATCGGGCTCGGCGTGATGGCGGCCAGCACGGCCGCGGGCACGGCGACCGGGCTCGCGTGCGGCTATTACCGGCGCGTCGACGCCGTCGCGATGCGGGTCCTCGACGGGCTGATGTCGTTTCCGGCGATCCTGCTGGCGCTCGCGCTCGTCGCGGCGCTCGGGGTCGGCGCGCGCAACGAGATCATCGCGATCGCGCTCGTGTATTTCCCGCGAACGGCGCGGATCGTGCGCGGGTCGACCCTCCAGCTGAAGCAGCGGGCGTTCGTCGAGGCCGCGGTGGCCCTCGGCGAGGGCGACGGCCGGATCCTCGCCGTGCACATCTTGCGAAATGCCCTCACGCCGCTGATCGTGCAGTCCACGTTCGTGTTCGCGGAGGCGATCCTCGCGGACGCGGCGCTGTCGTTTCTCGGGCTCGGCGTGCGGCCGCCGGCCCCGACGTGGGGCAACATGCTCGACGACGCGCACATCTACATCGAGACCGCGCCGTGGTTCGTCGTCTTTCCGGGCGTCGCGATCGTCCTGACGGTGCTCTCCCTCAACCTGGTCGGCGACGCGCTCCGCGACCTCGCGGATCCGTTCGCGGTGGCCGCGCGGCGGGGCTCCTCGCGCGCGGCACGCGCCGGCGGGACGCCCGGGCGAGGACTTCCGGAGCCCGCGCAAGAATAG
- the pdxT gene encoding pyridoxal 5'-phosphate synthase glutaminase subunit PdxT — protein MTTQGPSRNGAAPRIGVLALQGDVIEHVKMLRGLGVEAIEIRTPEDLAQVDALIIPGGESTTIGKLAVEYGLDKAIPARVKDGMPVYGTCAGMIALSKRASGGEPPLLRLMNITVRRNAYGRQVDSFETDLEIPALGGRPVHAVFIRAPEIETVGPGVEVLASLDGRPVLARQGNMLVSAFHPELTDDDRVHRYFLEMLKKKD, from the coding sequence GTGACGACGCAGGGCCCTTCCCGCAACGGCGCCGCGCCGAGGATCGGCGTGCTCGCGCTCCAGGGCGACGTGATCGAGCACGTCAAGATGCTGCGGGGACTCGGCGTCGAGGCGATCGAGATCCGTACCCCCGAGGACCTCGCACAGGTCGACGCGTTGATCATTCCCGGCGGCGAGTCGACCACGATCGGCAAGCTGGCGGTCGAGTACGGACTGGACAAGGCGATCCCGGCGCGGGTCAAAGACGGCATGCCCGTCTACGGCACCTGCGCCGGGATGATCGCCCTGTCGAAGCGGGCGAGCGGAGGGGAGCCGCCGCTGCTGCGCCTTATGAACATCACCGTCCGGCGCAACGCCTACGGCCGGCAGGTGGATTCGTTCGAAACCGATCTCGAGATCCCGGCGCTCGGCGGACGGCCCGTGCACGCGGTGTTCATCCGCGCGCCCGAGATCGAGACCGTGGGGCCCGGGGTCGAGGTGCTGGCGTCGCTCGACGGCCGGCCCGTGCTGGCGCGCCAGGGCAACATGCTGGTCTCCGCGTTTCACCCCGAGCTCACCGACGACGACCGCGTGCACCGCTACTTCCTCGAGATGCTCAAAAAGAAGGACTAA
- a CDS encoding undecaprenyl-diphosphate phosphatase, producing MTPNPCAQAAQISINFVNLGAWKVFILGIVQGITELLPISSTAHLRIVPALLGWPDPGSAFSAAMQLASLVAVLTFLWPDVTRVTREATSALGRNNWRDHSLRMAAGIVIGTIPIGVAGLVLQKRLNQCDSPLRGIAVIGWACIVMGVLLALAERYGQHDRRGGRRKWNDLTTADGIWVGIAQAFALIPGVSRSGSTLTAALGLGMERATAAWFSFLLGVPAIVLAGLYELWQLRKAGLGAHGWELLLLGLASGSLAAYFALAFLVRYLRDHTAWVFAWYRVVLGIILLFGAARGWLR from the coding sequence GTGACGCCCAACCCGTGCGCGCAGGCCGCCCAAATCAGCATCAACTTCGTGAACCTCGGGGCGTGGAAGGTCTTCATCCTCGGGATCGTCCAGGGCATCACGGAACTGCTGCCGATCAGCAGCACGGCGCACCTCCGCATCGTGCCGGCGCTGCTGGGATGGCCGGATCCGGGCTCCGCGTTTTCGGCCGCGATGCAGCTCGCGAGTCTCGTCGCCGTGCTCACGTTCTTGTGGCCCGACGTGACGCGCGTGACGCGCGAGGCGACGTCCGCGCTCGGCCGCAACAACTGGCGCGATCACTCGCTGCGGATGGCGGCCGGCATCGTGATCGGCACGATTCCGATCGGCGTCGCCGGCCTCGTGCTCCAGAAGCGCCTCAACCAGTGCGATTCGCCGCTGCGGGGCATCGCGGTCATCGGCTGGGCGTGCATCGTGATGGGCGTTCTGCTGGCGCTCGCGGAGCGGTACGGCCAGCACGACCGCCGCGGCGGCCGGCGCAAGTGGAACGATCTCACCACGGCCGACGGCATCTGGGTCGGGATCGCGCAGGCGTTCGCGCTGATCCCGGGAGTATCCCGCTCCGGCTCGACCTTGACCGCGGCGCTCGGGCTCGGGATGGAGCGCGCCACGGCCGCGTGGTTCTCGTTCCTGCTGGGCGTGCCGGCGATCGTGCTGGCGGGCCTCTACGAGTTGTGGCAGCTGCGCAAGGCCGGGCTCGGGGCCCACGGGTGGGAGTTGTTGCTGCTGGGCTTGGCGTCCGGGTCGCTGGCCGCGTACTTCGCGCTGGCGTTTCTCGTGCGGTATCTGCGCGACCACACCGCGTGGGTGTTCGCCTGGTACCGCGTGGTCCTCGGGATCATCCTGCTGTTTGGCGCCGCGAGGGGCTGGCTGCGCTAA